TTACAGGAAGCAGCGCCAGCCAGAATAGCCAAAAGGCCAGTGTATAAGAGAATTTTCCTCATAAAAAGAATCGCAAAGGTACGAATTAAACGCAAATATTAATAAAGCGGAAGAAAGCGCCCGTTAAAGTTTTGCAAAAATGGCCGGATGCGGGGTTTATACCGGCAGACCGGCCGAACATCCGGCTGCAAGTCCGCCTGCTAGCACTCGCAGGATTATCAACATTTTTACTCACACTACTAACATTTTATCCACATAACAATATCAACTATCCACATCCCCTTTCACATTCCGACCCTGCAACCCAATATACGCCCCATAATTCTCCTGTGGAAAAAATATATAATGCATTTTTTCGGTTAAAAGTGGGAAAAAGTGTTATTTTGTGTTAGAAAATGGAAATCAAGTACTAATTCGAAACATGACAGGCTTTCTTGGTGAATATGAAGCAACGCTGGACGCAAAAGGACGCTTCCTGCTCCCTGCCGGTTTTAAACGGCAGATAGCAGAAAGTGCGGGCAACCAGTTCGTGCTGAACCGCGGTTTCGAAAAGTGCCTGACACTGTACCCGATGAACGAGTGGCAGCCTATCCAGGAAAAGATCGCCAAGTTGAATGATTTTGATCCGAAAGTTAGGGAATTCCGCCGCTATTTTCTCAATGGTGCAACCATCCTGGAGCTGGACAGCGCCGGCAGGCTCAACATACCGAAGAACCTGATGGCGCATGCAGGGCTGGATAAAGATATCGTGCTGGCATCCGCAAACAACAAGATCGAAATTTGGGATAAAAGTAAGTACCAGGAGTTCTTTGATAATTTTTCACCGGAAGACTTCAGCAGCCTGGCGCAACAGGTTATGTCAGGAGAGTCGCCAATCCCGGGAGGATTGTAAACGAGGCATATGGAAACATCACCATACCATCAGCCCGTCCTGCTCCACGAAGTTGTGGAGCATTTACATATCCGGCCGGACGGCATCTATGTGGATGCCACTTTCGGCGGCGGCGGACATTCCCGCGCCATACTCGCGCAGCTCGGCCCACAGGGCAGGCTGATCGTGTTTGACCAGGACGAGGACGCATGGCGTAACCGGATCGCGGACGACAGGGTAACCTTCATCCGGGAGAACTTCCGCCACCTCCATCGCTTCCTGAAGCTGCACAAAGCCCTGGAAGCGGATGGCATTCTGGCGGACCTCGGCGTTTCCTCCCATCAGTTCGATACCGGTGAGCGGGGATTCTCCACCCGGTTCGATGGCAACCTGGATATGCGCATGGACACCCGCAACGCCCTCACGGCAGCGGACATCCTGCAAACCTATCCGGAAAAGCGCCTGCTGCAACTGTTCCAGGACTACGGGGAAGTCACCAACTCCCGCACCCTGGCCAAAACGATCGTACAGCTGCGCAAGGCACATCCGCTCCGGACCATCAGCGAATTCAAGTCACTGATACAGCCCATCGTAAAAGGCAACCCTGCCAAATACCTGGCCCAGGTGTTCCAGGCCCTCCGCATCGAAGTGAATGACGAACTGGGCGCCCTGAAAGACCTGCTCATACAGGCTCAACAGGCGCTCAAACCGGGAGGCAGACTGGCCATCATCACCTTCCACTCACTGGAAGACAGGCTGGTGAAGAACTATATGAAAGCTGGCAGTTTCGATACCACGGATGAAAATCCCTACAGCTTCGAAACCCCGGCAAAGCTATTCCGGCTGGTGACCAAAAAACCGGTAACCGCCACAGCTGCTGAACTGAAAGCCAACCCGCGGAGCAGAAGCGCAAAACTGCGGGTAGCAGAAAAAATATAGCCGGAAACGTTACGTCCATCCTATACCCTGTTTTACCGAACGCATTAATATTCAAATCTTAGCACGTGTCGCAGGAAGAAGAAAAGGATATAAACGAAACTGCCGCAGCATCTCTGCCCCAGGAACCCAGAAAAGAATGGCGCCTGCGGATCAACTACCGGTTGATCACGCAAAACCTGTCCTTCCTGCTCTTCCTGGCATTCGTGGCCCTGGTGTACATCGCCAACAGCCACCTCGCGGAAAAGAAAGTACGGCGCATCAACAAACTCAGCCGGGAGATCAGGGAACTGAAATGGGAATACCTGAGCGTAAAAAGCGAGCTGATGTTCCGGAGCAAACTGAGCGAAGTCAGCAAAGCGGTGGAACCATTGGGACTGAAAGAGCTGAACACCCCCCCGCAACGGATAGAGGTGAAACAAACGGAGCAATAATTTATAATCAAGATATAAACTGACTAACCCGGCAATGGAGATCAAAAAAGACATACTATGGCGTGCGTACCTGTGCTTTATCGGCATGGCGCTCTTCGCTGTGGCTATCCTTGCCAGGGTCTTCTTCATCCAGCATGTGGAAGGCGATTACTGGCGGAGCATGTCGGACAGTCTGCATACCGCTTATATGGACCTGGATGCGGACCGCGGCACCATCTACTCCGAAGAAGGCCGTATGCTCTCCACCTCCATCCCCTACTTTGATATACGCATCGATTTCAGAGCGGATGGCCTCCTGGACAAAAAAGAAGACGTTTTCAAAAAGAATGTGGATTCGCTTTCCGTTTGCCTCGCCAACCTTTTCCGGGACCGCTCTGCCGCCGCATACAAAAGAACGCTGCAGGAAGGCTACCGCAACCGGGACCGCTATTTCCTCCTGAAGAAAGAAGTGAAGTTCGATGAATACCAGGCCATGCGCAATTTTCCGTTGTTCCGCCTCGGGCGCAACAAAAGCGGGTTCATCGCGGAAACGAAGAACAAGCGCATCAATCCCTTCAAACTGCTCGCCAACCGCACCATCGGCCTCGCCCGTGCAAACGCACAGAACGTAGGCCTGGAAAGGACATACGACGATCAGCTGAACGGCATTACCGGAAAACGCCTCATGCGCCGCATTGCGGGCGGTACCTATATGCCGGTGGAAGGATATGACATCGAACCGGAGAACGGCAAAGACATCATCTCCACCCTGGACGTGAATATGCAGGACATTGCCGAGAACGCGCTTATGAACATGATGGTGCAGAACCAGGCAGAGCACGGCACCTGCATCCTGATGGAAGTAAAGACCGGCAAGATCAAAGCCATCGCCAACCTGGGCCGTCAAAAAGACGGCAGCTACTGGGAAGATATGAACTACGCCCTGCAGGTAGGCGAACCGGGCTCCACCTTCAAGCTGGCTACCATGATCGCCGTGCTGGAAGACGGGTTCGTGACGCCGAACACCACGGTAGACCTGAACTACGGCACCTGGAGAATAGGTCGCAGAACAGTGTATGATTCCGAGCCGCACCGTTTTACCACCGTGTCCGTCAAAAAAGCTTTCGAACGCAGCTCGAACGTAGGCATGGCAAAGCTGGCGTACCAATATTATTACAAGAAGCCGAATGACTTCGCCGCCCATTTCTCCCGGCTGCGCCTGAACGAAAGAACAGGCATCGACCTGGTAGGCGAAGGCAGACCGGTGATCAAGACCACCGAATCCCGCACATGGAGCGCCACCACGCTACCCTGGATGGCTTTCGGGTATGAAGTATTGCAAAGCCCGCTGCAAACAGCCATGCTGTACAACGCAGTGGCCAACAACGGAAAAATGATGCGGCCATACCTCGTGAACGCGATCATGGAATACGGCAAACCGGTGAAAGCATTTGAACCGGTGGTACTGATGGACAGCATCTGCTCTTCCCGCACACTCGCCCAGCTAAGGGATATGCTGGAAGGGGTAGTGCTGAACGGTACGGCCACCAAGCTGCAAACGCCCTACTACCGCATTGCCGGTAAAACAGGCACTGCGCTCGTAGCCAATGGCAACCGGGGGTATGCGGACAAGATCTACCAATCCTCCTTCGCCGGGTACTTCCCTGCCGATGATCCGCAGTACACCTGCGTGGTCGTGATCAAGAACAGGCCGCATGCGGCGAAGTTCTACGGCGGTACAGTAGCCGGACCGGTGTTCCGGGAAGTGGCGGATAAATTATATGCCCTCGCCGTACAAAAGCCCAGGCCCGTTCGCGGCACACCCGGGCTGGATACGCTGATGGCCATGAAAGGCGGCAAGGGCAGCGAATGGAAAAGCATTGTTCAGGCGCTGAACCTGCCCTGGCAGGGGAGTTTGACCAGTTCCAACTGGGTGCGCCCGGAAATAAAAGATAAAAAGGTCAGCTTCCGGAGCCTGGAACAAGGGCCCGGCATTGTACCGGATGTGAAGGGAATGGGGCTGAAGGATGCGCTTTACCTGCTGGAAAACGCAGGCCTGCGCGTTGTGATCAGGGGAGCGGGAAAAGTTTCCGCACAATCCCTGGCCGGTGGAAGCCGTATCAATAAAGAACAAACGATCATCATAGAACTAAGCTGATGGAACGGACAACTCGTTCCTCTGCTCAACAACAATAATGAATGTTATCACTGCGGGAAATATTATATAATGTCAACATCCTGGCCGTGCAGGGCAATACCGATATTGCCGTGCGCGCTTTGAGCATAGACTCCCGGCAGATCCAGGCCGGCGATGCGTTCATTGCCATCCGGGGCGCTGCCGCAGACGGTCACCAGTTCATCGCCAAAGCCATCACACAGGGCGCAGCGGCAGTGATCTGCGAATCCCTGCCGGATACCCTGTCTCCCGAAGTATGTTATGTGCAGGTGAGCAACAGCGCGCAATCCGGCGGCATCATGGCCGGCAACTTCTATGATAACCCCTCCCGGAAACTGCAACTGGTGGGCATTACGGGCACCAACGGCAAAACCACCATCGCCACGCTGATGTTCCGTTTGTTTAGCGGGCTGGGCTATCGCTGCGGCCTGTTATCCACCGTTCAGAACCAGATAGGCGATACCGTTATACCGGCTACCCACACCACACCGGATGCTGTCAGCCTCAACGCGCTGCTGGCGAACATGGTGGAACAGGGATGTACATATGCCTTTATGGAAGTAAGCTCCCATGCCGTGCATCAGCAACGCATAGCGGGCCTGAAATTCTCCGGGGGCATTTTCTCGAATATCACGCATGATCACCTGGACTACCACAAGACCTTCGATGAATACATCCGTGTAAAAAAAGCCTTCTTCGACGGGCTGCCCGCTGATGCATTTGCGCTGGTGAACCTGGACGACAAGCGGGGCAACGTGATGCTGCAGAATACCAAAGCCCGTAAAGCCACTTACAGCCTGCGCAGTATGGCGGATTTCAAGGGAAAGATACTGGAGAACAACCTCACCGGCCTGGTCATGCATATCGCGGAAAGGGAAGTGCATTTCCGCCTCATCGGTGAATTCAACGCATACAACATACTGGCGGTGTACGGCGCGGCTGTGCTGCTGGGTGTGGATAAAGACGAAGCACTGGCTATCCTCAGCGCTAGTCAAGGAGCGGAAGGCCGTTTTGATTACTTCATTTCGCCAAAAGAGCGCGTCATCGGTATTGTTGACTATGCACACACCCCTGACGCATTGCTGAATGTGCTCGCTACGATAAAGAACCTCCGGCAGGGAAATGGCCAGGTGATCACCGTAGTAGGCTGCGGCGGCGACAGGGATACCGCCAAACGGCCGGTAATGGCCGAAGTAGCGGCAGAACACAGCGACAAGGTGATCTTCACCTCGGACAATCCGCGGACCGAAG
This genomic stretch from Chitinophaga sp. XS-30 harbors:
- the mraZ gene encoding division/cell wall cluster transcriptional repressor MraZ, with amino-acid sequence MTGFLGEYEATLDAKGRFLLPAGFKRQIAESAGNQFVLNRGFEKCLTLYPMNEWQPIQEKIAKLNDFDPKVREFRRYFLNGATILELDSAGRLNIPKNLMAHAGLDKDIVLASANNKIEIWDKSKYQEFFDNFSPEDFSSLAQQVMSGESPIPGGL
- the rsmH gene encoding 16S rRNA (cytosine(1402)-N(4))-methyltransferase RsmH, whose product is METSPYHQPVLLHEVVEHLHIRPDGIYVDATFGGGGHSRAILAQLGPQGRLIVFDQDEDAWRNRIADDRVTFIRENFRHLHRFLKLHKALEADGILADLGVSSHQFDTGERGFSTRFDGNLDMRMDTRNALTAADILQTYPEKRLLQLFQDYGEVTNSRTLAKTIVQLRKAHPLRTISEFKSLIQPIVKGNPAKYLAQVFQALRIEVNDELGALKDLLIQAQQALKPGGRLAIITFHSLEDRLVKNYMKAGSFDTTDENPYSFETPAKLFRLVTKKPVTATAAELKANPRSRSAKLRVAEKI
- a CDS encoding FtsL-like putative cell division protein — its product is MSQEEEKDINETAAASLPQEPRKEWRLRINYRLITQNLSFLLFLAFVALVYIANSHLAEKKVRRINKLSREIRELKWEYLSVKSELMFRSKLSEVSKAVEPLGLKELNTPPQRIEVKQTEQ
- a CDS encoding penicillin-binding protein, giving the protein MEIKKDILWRAYLCFIGMALFAVAILARVFFIQHVEGDYWRSMSDSLHTAYMDLDADRGTIYSEEGRMLSTSIPYFDIRIDFRADGLLDKKEDVFKKNVDSLSVCLANLFRDRSAAAYKRTLQEGYRNRDRYFLLKKEVKFDEYQAMRNFPLFRLGRNKSGFIAETKNKRINPFKLLANRTIGLARANAQNVGLERTYDDQLNGITGKRLMRRIAGGTYMPVEGYDIEPENGKDIISTLDVNMQDIAENALMNMMVQNQAEHGTCILMEVKTGKIKAIANLGRQKDGSYWEDMNYALQVGEPGSTFKLATMIAVLEDGFVTPNTTVDLNYGTWRIGRRTVYDSEPHRFTTVSVKKAFERSSNVGMAKLAYQYYYKKPNDFAAHFSRLRLNERTGIDLVGEGRPVIKTTESRTWSATTLPWMAFGYEVLQSPLQTAMLYNAVANNGKMMRPYLVNAIMEYGKPVKAFEPVVLMDSICSSRTLAQLRDMLEGVVLNGTATKLQTPYYRIAGKTGTALVANGNRGYADKIYQSSFAGYFPADDPQYTCVVVIKNRPHAAKFYGGTVAGPVFREVADKLYALAVQKPRPVRGTPGLDTLMAMKGGKGSEWKSIVQALNLPWQGSLTSSNWVRPEIKDKKVSFRSLEQGPGIVPDVKGMGLKDALYLLENAGLRVVIRGAGKVSAQSLAGGSRINKEQTIIIELS
- a CDS encoding UDP-N-acetylmuramoyl-L-alanyl-D-glutamate--2,6-diaminopimelate ligase, encoding MLSLREILYNVNILAVQGNTDIAVRALSIDSRQIQAGDAFIAIRGAAADGHQFIAKAITQGAAAVICESLPDTLSPEVCYVQVSNSAQSGGIMAGNFYDNPSRKLQLVGITGTNGKTTIATLMFRLFSGLGYRCGLLSTVQNQIGDTVIPATHTTPDAVSLNALLANMVEQGCTYAFMEVSSHAVHQQRIAGLKFSGGIFSNITHDHLDYHKTFDEYIRVKKAFFDGLPADAFALVNLDDKRGNVMLQNTKARKATYSLRSMADFKGKILENNLTGLVMHIAEREVHFRLIGEFNAYNILAVYGAAVLLGVDKDEALAILSASQGAEGRFDYFISPKERVIGIVDYAHTPDALLNVLATIKNLRQGNGQVITVVGCGGDRDTAKRPVMAEVAAEHSDKVIFTSDNPRTEDPAAIIHQMEAGVPVHQRKKTISIADRREAIKTACSFAGQEDIILVAGKGHEKYQDINGVKHPFDDKKVLEEMLVMLEK